TATTTTACCATTATTTTGTATTTAAGTAAATACATATTCTAAATTTTATAAGCTTGTTATTTAATTTTTTAATAAAACAATTTACTTTTTTTTCTTTCGGTAGTATATTTAAATAAAATAGTTTGAAATTCAAATTAAGTGAGGATTAAGAATTATGAATTCAGAAACAGAAAACAGTTTATTTATTGTGGATGAATTGTTCAGAAAGCTTTTTAATAAGTACAATAAACTTGAGAGTAAAAAATTTTTTAGTAAAACACTTGATGATCTTACTGTTATTGAAATTAATACTATATTGGTTATAGGTCATGGCGAGGAAGATAAAAAGATGTCCGAGATTGCAAACACTTTGGGCGTCACTTTCGGCACTCCTACAGTAACTGTTGACAGACTTATAAAAAAAGGTTATGTCATCAGAAGGAGAGACAATGAAGACAGAAGGCAGGTTTTTATTTCTCTTTCTAAAACCGGAAAAGATGTCTTTGAATCTATTATAATGATTAGGAATATACTTGCAGAAAAAATATACGGAATCCTTAGTGAAGACGAAAGAAAAGTTCTGATTAATATACTTTCATCACTTAATTCAAACTTTGATGAAATTTTTAGCTTCAAAAATAAGTAGTTTTTTTGTCGAAATGCTTTGAATTTCAAATTATCCTAAATTACAATATTCGAGGTGATGAAGTAAAAATAAAGCGAACATCTATCGAGAAAAAAGGAGGTAAAAATTTATGCAAACATTGAAAAAGTATAAGAAATTTGCCGTAATCGTGGCAGTTATACTAATTCCATTGGTCTACAGTTTCTTCTATCTTGATGCTTTTTGGGATCCATACAGCAAACTTGACAAACTTCCTGTAGCCGTGGTAAACCAGGATAACGGAGCAACTATCGACGGCGAAAACAGAAATCTGGGAAAAGAAATTACAGACAATCTAAAAACCGATAAAAATCTTAAATGGGTTATTACGTCGGAATCTGATGCAAAGGACGGTTTAGAGAACAGAAGGTATTACGCAATGATTAGTATACCTGGAGATTTCTCAAAAAATATTTCTTCAGCAGCAGACATTGACAAGACTCAGGGTAATCTGATATATACCGTTAATGAAAAGGGAAATTACCTGGCAAGTCAGGTGCTGAGCAGGGTCACATTAGAGTTTAAGGATAAAATTTCCAAATCTGTTTCTGAAGAAATTGTAGGAACCCTTTTAGATCAGATAAAGGACCTTCCTACTAGTCTAAAAGAACTTGATGATGGCTTAAAGGAAATAAAAGACGGAGCAGAACTACTCTATGACAGCAATGGTAAAATTGTAGACGGACAGAAGAATTTTAATGACGGTGTTAATAAGCTGAACAACGGACTTGCAGATGCCAATAATGGTTCAAAGACTCTTATACAAGGTTCAAAACAGCTTAGCGACGGTGCAGAACTATTCTACAGAAATTTATCAGGCGGCTCAGGTAAAATGACAGCTCTGGTTAACGGTTCAAATACTTTTATGTCAGGTCTGTCAAATCTGAATTCGGGTTTAAACCAGTTGAATTCCAGCATTACAGAAGCAGCTCCGCAAATATCTCAGTTGTCTAAAGGAACCTTGGACTTAAACAGCGGAGTACAGTCCTATACATCAGGTGTTGACAAGTATATTGAATCGGTAAACAAGGTTTCTCAGACTCAATCTGCTTTGGCAAACTCTATTCAAAAATACGTGGCAAGTCATCCTGAAGCATTGACAGACCCAAATTTCAAGGCTGTAATCGCTACTCTGGAGGCCTCAAAGTCTGTTCCTGAACAGCTTAAAACCGCCGGAGGGCAGCTTTCTTCCGCCGGAAAACTACTTACTGACGGTTCAGGCAAGGTTGCAGGTGGAGTCTCACAGTTGACTACCCAGTTGAGTTCAGCAGCACAAGGTATAAATAAACTTGCTGCAGGATCAAATGAATTGAACAAATCATACCCCATGATTAACCAAGGTATCCTTGATACTGCCTCCAGCATCAAAACTGCATCCGATAAATCCAAGGAACTTTCTTCAGGGGCTTCATCGGTTAATGACGGAGTTGCAAAACTTTCAAGCGGTATTTCAGAACTGGCAGCCGGCAGCGAGGAATTATCCAAGAATTCTGGAGTGTTACTTGACGGTGAAACAAAGATTCAGGACAGTTTAGGCAAACTTAAGGATGGGGTAACAGAAGCAAGCAGCGGTGTGTCCTCTTCCCTTCTAAAGGCTGATGGTAAATTAAACGGTACAGAAGGCCTAAAGGAATATGCAGCAGATCCTGTTAAAATAACAGAAAAGAAGGTTTACGGTATTCCTGACTATGGTACTGCGTTTACACCTTATTTTGTATCACTATCACTTTGGGTTGGTGCATTGCTGATGTTCTTTGCAATTTATCTGGATGAGGAAGTAAGGTTTCGCAAATTCTCCTCCAAGTCTAAAGGTATTATGAGATTTTTTGCATATACTTTAATAGGTATTGCCCAGGCTCTTGTATTAGACTTTGTCATAGTAAAAGGTTTACATTTGGAAGTTGCAAATATGGGGCTTTTTGTGCTGACTAGTATAATAATATCATTGTCATTTACATCAATTATGAGATTTTTACTAGTACAGTTAAGAGATGTAGGCAAGTTCCTTGCAATTCTGCTATTGATATTACAGCTTACTTCATGTGGAGGAACCTTCCCTATGGAACTTGTTCCACGATTCTTCAATGTACTTAATCCGTTTATGCCAATGACATATTCGGTTAATGCGTTAAGAGAAGTAATTGCAGGTATCAATAATGGATTCCTTGCACAGAACCTTATTGTTTTAGTTACCGTAATGATAGGATTTCTTATATTGAACCTTGTAGTATCAAAGCTTAGATTTGGAAGCATTTCTTCTGATTCTGATGATTTTGTTAAAATATCCGAAGAAGTTTCAGCATAACTAAACATATTTTTAATAATTTACAAAATTAGTAAACTGGTATAGCTTTTAGCTGTGCCAGTTTTTTATTGGAAGCATATCTTTAACGTTTTTTTAACAAAATATTATTAACGGTATAAAAATTATCATATAGCCAGAATCTGGCAGACGGAGGTATGAGCAATGAGAAATAGAAAAATCGATGATGACTCACTTTTAACCGTTTTTGAACGCATTATAAATAGTATTCCCATCAGATTTCATAGTAACAACAGGGAGAATTCTTATGATGACAGCAAAATGTCTGAGGAAGATATCGAAAAGTTCAGGTAATCTTTCTTTATTTTTAGACTATGGCCGTAATACCATAGTCTTTTTCATTTTGTAAATTATATTCATGTAAGTATTGACAAATATGTATTCCGTTTTATAATCTTTTGTTATAAGGAAATATTATTCGTTTTAAAACATTTTTAATTCATATGAGGTGATTATATGTCATGGAAAATTGAAACAAAGTGCCTCCAGGAAGGCTATAAACCTGAAAACGGTCAGCCCCGTGTACTTCCTATTTACCAAAGCACAACCTACAAATATGACTCAACCGAGCATGTTGCCAAACTCTTTGACTTATCGGTTCCGGGGCATATGTATTCCAGAATCAGCAATCCCACAGTAGAATGTGTTGAAAATAAGATTGCAGCATTGGAAGGCGGTGTCGGTGCTCTCTGCACCTCGTCCGGACAAGCTGCCTCTCTGATATCCATTCTAAATATATGCGAAGCAGGAGATCATTTTGTATGTTCCGGCACAATCTACGGAGGCACAATCAATCTCTTTGGTGCCAGTTTGAAAAAGCATGGAATAAGCGTAACCTTTATTGACCAGGACAGCTCAGAGGAAGAGATTCAAAAGGCTTTTCAGCCCAACACAAAAGCTCTTTTCGGTGAATCTATTGCCAATCCTAAAATCAGTGTACTCGACATAGAGAAGTTTGCAAAAATAGCACATAAAAACAATGTTCCCCTTATTATTGACAATACCTTTGCAACACCTATTTTGCTAAGGCCTATAGAACATGGTGCGGATATTGTAATACACTCCACTACAAAATACATGGATGGACATGCTGTATGCATCGGCGGAGTTATAGTTGACTCCGGCAACTTCAACTGGGAAAGCGGCAAATTCCCCGGTTTAACTGAACCTGATGAAACCTACCATGGTATGGTTTATACAAGAGACTGCGGTAAAGCTGCATATATAACTAAAGCCAGAGTACAGCTTATAAGGGATTACGGGTGTTGTATGTCGGCAAATAATGCATTTTTACTTAATCTTGGACTTGAAACTCTGCACTTGAGAATGGAACGTCACTGTCAAAACGCCAAAAAAGTTGCGGAATACCTTGCAACAAGCGACAAAGTAATATCTGTTAGCTACCCTACCCTGCCCGGTGATCCTTATCACTCTCTTGCTGAGAAGTATCTTCCAAAGGGCTGCAGCGGAGTTGTGTCTTTCAGAATTAAAGGCGGCAGAGAAGGTGCAGTCAAGTTTATGGATAAGTTAAAGCTTGCCGCGATAGTTGTTCACGTCGCAGATTGCAGAACAGCTGTACTTCACCCTGCAAGTTCCACTCACAGACAATTAAGTGATGAGCAGCTTGTACAGGCTGGGATCGACCCGGGTCTTATCCGTTTTTCAGTAGGTCTTGAAAATGTTGATGATATTATAGTTGACATAAAACAAGCTTTGGAAGATTAAAATAATAACATGGATAATATTGCTATTTTATGTACATTGTTATCCATATTCCTTTGTACCAGTCCACATTTAATGAGGTGTTTATATGCAATTTACTTTTGACGAATTAGATAAACAAATTCTTGAACTATTACAGGCTGACCCGGTAATATCAAATAAAGATCTTGCCGAAAAAGTAGGGCTGTCACCCTCCGCATGTCTAGGTCGCACCAAAAGACTCAAAGAAATAGGTGTTATAAAAAAATTTGCAGCAGTTATGGATGAAAAAAAACTGGGATATGAAGTTATATCATTTACCTTTGTAAACCTTTCGCCTCACAACAGGGATATTACAAATGCATTCCTCTCAAAAATCAATGAAACGCCTCAGATACTTGAATGCTACAATATTACAGGAAGCTGGGATTATCTTATTAAAATTGCTGCCCACAACCTAGCTGATTGCCGGGACTTTCTTATAGATACTCTTCTGTCATTTCCGGGCGTAAACAAGATTGAAACCAGTATGGTGCTAAGCACTGACAAACAGAGTTTCTGTCTGCCGGTTGATTCGGTTGTTGAAAAATAGCTAGGCTGTTAGACGGTAAAATGTTATACTAATATAAATTAAAAAATAAGTTGCAATTTATTGCAGCTTATTTTTTACAAAATCCTTAATTGTTTATAAATATGCATGTCAGGAGCTTAAAAATGCCATTTGATGGAATAGTAACAAAATGTATAGTCAATGAATTAAATGATTTGCTTTCGGGAGGGAGAATTGACAAGGTATTTCAACCGGAAAACGATGAAATTGTCATGATGATTCGTTCAAAAGGTCAGAATTACAGACTTGTTGCAAGTGCTAATGCAAGTAATCCAAGACTTCATTTGACAACCTTACAGAAGGAAAATCCTGCTGCTCCCCCTGTTTTTTGTATGCTTATGAGAAAACATGTTGCAGGCGGAAGGCTTTTGAATATAAGCTTTCATGATTATGAGCGTATCATTACATTGAATATAGAGTCCGTTAATGAGCTTGGGGATCTTACGGTTAAAAGGCTTGTTGTAGAAATCATGGGCAAGTACAGTAATATTATCTTACTTAATAGCGAAAATAAAATAATAGATTCTGTTAAGCATGTTGACAGCGATATAAGCAGTGTCAGAGAAATCATGCCTGCCAGAACCTATCTCCTGCCCCCTGCCCAGAACAAAGAGCTGCCTGAGAATACGGAAGTTGATAAAATTTTTAATGAGGAGAACATTAAAGGGGCCAAACACCCT
This genomic stretch from Ruminiclostridium cellulolyticum H10 harbors:
- a CDS encoding MarR family winged helix-turn-helix transcriptional regulator; its protein translation is MNSETENSLFIVDELFRKLFNKYNKLESKKFFSKTLDDLTVIEINTILVIGHGEEDKKMSEIANTLGVTFGTPTVTVDRLIKKGYVIRRRDNEDRRQVFISLSKTGKDVFESIIMIRNILAEKIYGILSEDERKVLINILSSLNSNFDEIFSFKNK
- a CDS encoding YhgE/Pip domain-containing protein, translating into MQTLKKYKKFAVIVAVILIPLVYSFFYLDAFWDPYSKLDKLPVAVVNQDNGATIDGENRNLGKEITDNLKTDKNLKWVITSESDAKDGLENRRYYAMISIPGDFSKNISSAADIDKTQGNLIYTVNEKGNYLASQVLSRVTLEFKDKISKSVSEEIVGTLLDQIKDLPTSLKELDDGLKEIKDGAELLYDSNGKIVDGQKNFNDGVNKLNNGLADANNGSKTLIQGSKQLSDGAELFYRNLSGGSGKMTALVNGSNTFMSGLSNLNSGLNQLNSSITEAAPQISQLSKGTLDLNSGVQSYTSGVDKYIESVNKVSQTQSALANSIQKYVASHPEALTDPNFKAVIATLEASKSVPEQLKTAGGQLSSAGKLLTDGSGKVAGGVSQLTTQLSSAAQGINKLAAGSNELNKSYPMINQGILDTASSIKTASDKSKELSSGASSVNDGVAKLSSGISELAAGSEELSKNSGVLLDGETKIQDSLGKLKDGVTEASSGVSSSLLKADGKLNGTEGLKEYAADPVKITEKKVYGIPDYGTAFTPYFVSLSLWVGALLMFFAIYLDEEVRFRKFSSKSKGIMRFFAYTLIGIAQALVLDFVIVKGLHLEVANMGLFVLTSIIISLSFTSIMRFLLVQLRDVGKFLAILLLILQLTSCGGTFPMELVPRFFNVLNPFMPMTYSVNALREVIAGINNGFLAQNLIVLVTVMIGFLILNLVVSKLRFGSISSDSDDFVKISEEVSA
- a CDS encoding O-acetylhomoserine aminocarboxypropyltransferase/cysteine synthase family protein; translated protein: MSWKIETKCLQEGYKPENGQPRVLPIYQSTTYKYDSTEHVAKLFDLSVPGHMYSRISNPTVECVENKIAALEGGVGALCTSSGQAASLISILNICEAGDHFVCSGTIYGGTINLFGASLKKHGISVTFIDQDSSEEEIQKAFQPNTKALFGESIANPKISVLDIEKFAKIAHKNNVPLIIDNTFATPILLRPIEHGADIVIHSTTKYMDGHAVCIGGVIVDSGNFNWESGKFPGLTEPDETYHGMVYTRDCGKAAYITKARVQLIRDYGCCMSANNAFLLNLGLETLHLRMERHCQNAKKVAEYLATSDKVISVSYPTLPGDPYHSLAEKYLPKGCSGVVSFRIKGGREGAVKFMDKLKLAAIVVHVADCRTAVLHPASSTHRQLSDEQLVQAGIDPGLIRFSVGLENVDDIIVDIKQALED
- a CDS encoding Lrp/AsnC family transcriptional regulator translates to MQFTFDELDKQILELLQADPVISNKDLAEKVGLSPSACLGRTKRLKEIGVIKKFAAVMDEKKLGYEVISFTFVNLSPHNRDITNAFLSKINETPQILECYNITGSWDYLIKIAAHNLADCRDFLIDTLLSFPGVNKIETSMVLSTDKQSFCLPVDSVVEK